GTCTCGGCCTGCCCGGCCACATCGCTGCCCTTTAACAGAAGCGGAATAGCCTGTTCCTGTATGGGCGTGGGAGAAGTATAGCCAAGGTCTTGCAGGCCTTGTAGTAAAACATCAGAAAGTTGCAGGTCGCGGAAAGTAGTCATGAGTAGTGAATTAATTTGCAAAGGTACAGCTTTCCCGGCAGCTTACGGCCACTAGTTGTGCTATTCATACTATACTGTGGAGCCCCCAAAGAGGATACCTAAAACAAAAACAGGGTAAAATGCAGTACTAGGAGGTATGGGAGTAAAATACAGGAAGATAAAGCGCCTAACTTTTATACTTTTATTTGCTATCCTGCTCGTTTATGTGCTGGTAGAAGCCAGGGAGTTCCTGTACCCGATCTTTATCGCTATACTTTTTTCATACCTGCTTTATCCCATCGTCAGCAAGCTCGAGGAGTGGGGTGTGCCGCGTATTCTGGCCAATCTGCTAACGATTATAGCCGGTATGGCTACCGTAGTAGGCGTATTAGTCTTGCTTTACCAGCAGTTGTCTAATTTTCTCGGTGATCTTCCTGCGCTACAGGAGCAGGCATTCAAAAATATCGATCGCCTGCAGTTTTTCCTGGAACGGAGGTTTGGTGAATTTGAAAACACAAACAAGCTATGGCTCAGGCAGCAGGTGGCGGGTGCTTTTCAGCTTAGCGGCACCCTTATCAAAAATGTGCTGAAAGCCACAACCGACACCCTTGTGAAGTTCGGCCTGATGCCCGTGTATGTTTTCCTGATGCTATACTACCGCAATAAGTTTGAGAATTTCCTGTACCGGCAAATCCCTTCTTTTCAGCACTCCAAAGCACAGAATATTCTGGAGGAGATTTCCCAGGTTACTAAGCGCTACATGACGGGTGTGGTGATAGTTATACTTATACTATGCGTGATCAACTCCACAGGTTTGCTCCTGATCGGTCTGGAGTACGCGATACTGCTGGGCATCTTATCGGCCTTCATGAATTTTATACCCTATTTCGGCACGCTGATAGGAGGGGCCATTCCACTGCTGTACGTGCTCATGGTGCAAGGATCGCCGCAGAAAGCACTGGCTGTGGTGTTGTTTTTCCTGCTGGTGCAGTTCACTGAAAACAACATTCTGACGCCCAACATCACCGGGAGCAAAGTGAACATCAACCCCATGTTCACTATACTTAGTATTGTGGTGGGAGGCATGATCTGGGGATTGCCGGGTATGTTTGTGGCCGTTCCTTTTCTGGGTATGTTCAAGATATACTGCGACTACACCGACGGCCTAACCGCATGGTCATACCTGTTGGGAACAGAAGGAACAGAAGAACATGCTTTCACCATTAATAAGCTTAAAATCCTATTCAGCAGGAGGAAGCAAGGGTAATTTATGTTAGCACCTTGTAATACTTTTACTTCCAACTTCAACAAAGATTTTTAAGTATAACTGACAAGTATAATCGCTCCAAGTATGGCTTCAATTTTCTATAAAACAGCAGGGCCGGAAGAATATCTCCCGGCCCTGCTGCTGTTACTGGTTTCTGATAGAGTATAAATTAGTTGCGGCGTCCGCCCCAGTTCCCTCGCTGCGGCTCTTCCATGGAAGGTGCTTCGCCACCCACAAACTTGCGGATGTTGTAGGAGAAGGTCAGCATGAAAAAGCGCTGCAACACGCTCGACTGCACATCTTCCACATAATCTGAGAACACGTTACGCTGCACGCTCACGTTCTGGTTCAGCAGGTCGTTTACACTTAGGCTGATTTCTCCCTGCTGGTTCTTAAATATCTTTTTGCCCAGGCTCATGTTCCAGAGCGCATAGCTTTCGTCCACACCGCTGGACAAGCCAGGGTTGTACTGGTGGTTCAGCTCGGTACGGTACACAATACCTTTCCAGATAATCCAGTTCAGGCGCAGGTTTGTGTTCTGGCTGAAGTAATTGTTGTTCTGGTTGGTGCGCAGCGTATTTTCAATAATGTTGTAGCTGGAGTTGGTTGACATGTTAAAATCTACCTTTTCGCTGATGTTGCTGCTCAGGTTCAGCCCCGCTCTGAAGTTGGTGTTGTTGGCGTAGTTCACCTGCTCATCAATCATGCCCGGTATCCTGGTATAGCCGATGGAGCCGTTTACGTTAAAGTTAGAGCTTAGGAAGTGAAGCGGCTGGCCATAATTAAAGAACGAGCGCACGTTCCAGTAGCCATCCATGTTCACCGGGCGGCTAAGGCGTGCGCCGGGCTGCAGCTCGTATCCGTCGGTGAAGCTAGACGGCGCGCTGTTGGTGTATACGCTGTTGGCTATATAATTCTGAGTTACGGTACCGAACACGCCCACAAAGAACACATGGTTGTTTTCCGGGTTAAAGTTTCTGAAGCGCAGGTTGATCCGGTTCTGGTAGTCCTGATCCAATTGCGGGTTTCCAATCCGCGGCTGCAGCGGGTTAGAGATATCCAGCACGTCCTGCAAGTCCTCTACCGAAGGCACGTTTGTGTTAGTGCGATAGTTGATGTTCAGGTTGCTGGTTTTAGAGATTTTATACTCATATTCCGCAGACGGCAACACATTCTGGAAATTTCGCTTGAAGGAGTAAACCCGCGGGTACTCACTGTCACTCTCCAGGGTGGCATACTGGTAGCGGGCATTCAACTGCAGCCTTGTCTTATCGTCGCGGTACTGGTAGCTTGGTCCAACGCTTTGGCTTAGGTAGTTGCTCTCGAACTTATTGCTCAAAAAGGCAATCGGCTCACCACTGTAATCGCCGTCTTCGCTCAATCGGTTGTACGCTCTTCTGTCGGAGTCATTTAATTGGTTGCCTATGTTATACTCCAACTGTAGGCGCGACTTTTCGCCGAGGCGCTGGGAGTAGTCCAGATTGCCAGACCAGGCAAGGTTATTTCTGTTCAGGTTAATGTACTGGTCCCGCACCACATTCTCGCTCGGATCCAGTAAATTGTCTGTGTTCTCAGCCTGGTACGTGTCCCCGTCGGTGCTACCATAGCTCGTGTTCACATCAGCCGTCAAAATACGCCCGGAGTCCCCAAAGCGGTGGGAGAAAAGAATATTGTTGCTGAAGTTGATGTTATCGCGCTGAGCCAAGTTGGTATTGATGGAATTGGTGAGCGGCTGTGCATCAGCAAAGGTGTTCGCCACACGGTTAGTTATGTCCTCGTTCTGCTCTATGCTGATACGCGGCGTCACGAGCAGCCTGTTGTTTTCGTTTATGTTGTACTGTAGCCTGAAGTTCAGGCGGTGGCTTAGCTCAGCACTGTTGTTTACGCTGTTCTCCACGTAGGTAGTGTCGCTGTTCACATAGTCGCGGAACCTGTACTGGTTGTTCACCACCTCGCGGTCGGTGAAGTTATAGTTGCCGCTTACCTCTATTTTCTTGCCCCAGGTATCGTTGTAGTTTACCGCAAAGCTGTTGGTGCTGATGATGCCGTTGGGAGAGCCGCCGCCCCAGCCTCTGCGGCCGCGCATGCCACCACCGGGTGTCTCGCCAATCGAAAAGTCAAACAGGTTGATGTTATTCGTAAGGCCTGTTAGCGTAATCCGTTGGTTGTTGTTAAAGTAGTTCACACTGGCACCCACCAGGTAACGCTCATCTGTGCCATAGCCAGCAGAAACTTTTCCAGTGTAACCCTCCCGGGCTATTTTCTTCGTGGTGAAGTTGATAGTTTTCAAACGATTTCCATCATCAAAGCCACTGAAGGCAGCTCTGTCGCTTTGGGCATCAAAGATCTGCACGTTCTCCACCATATCGGCCGAGATGTTGCGCATAGCAGTATTCACGTCATTGCCCGTAAAGCGCTTGCCGTCGATCATCACCTGCTGCACGTCTTCGCCCTGGGCTTGAATTTTACCGTCCTGCACCACCACGCCCGGCATCTTTGTTACCAGTTCCTCGGCGCTTGCATCCGGCGCTGTTTTAAAGGCCTTGGCGTTGAATTGTGAAGTATCGCCTTTTTGCTCACCCAGTTGCGCACGCCCCACTACCTGCACTTCTTTCAGTGCGGTGTTTTCTTCATTCAGCGCCACCACACCTAAGTCAACCGACTGGTTCTGCACCTGCAAAGGCCTGGAAATTTTGGTGAACCCGATGTAGTTCACCTCCAGCATATATTGCCCGGGA
Above is a window of Pontibacter akesuensis DNA encoding:
- a CDS encoding outer membrane beta-barrel protein, which gives rise to MKKLLLALVLLLTMVNAFAQNVSVTGVVQSAQDKLALPAASVVLLQTGSNPLAVVTDAEGRFRFERVTPGQYMLEVNYIGFTKISRPLQVQNQSVDLGVVALNEENTALKEVQVVGRAQLGEQKGDTSQFNAKAFKTAPDASAEELVTKMPGVVVQDGKIQAQGEDVQQVMIDGKRFTGNDVNTAMRNISADMVENVQIFDAQSDRAAFSGFDDGNRLKTINFTTKKIAREGYTGKVSAGYGTDERYLVGASVNYFNNNQRITLTGLTNNINLFDFSIGETPGGGMRGRRGWGGGSPNGIISTNSFAVNYNDTWGKKIEVSGNYNFTDREVVNNQYRFRDYVNSDTTYVENSVNNSAELSHRLNFRLQYNINENNRLLVTPRISIEQNEDITNRVANTFADAQPLTNSINTNLAQRDNINFSNNILFSHRFGDSGRILTADVNTSYGSTDGDTYQAENTDNLLDPSENVVRDQYINLNRNNLAWSGNLDYSQRLGEKSRLQLEYNIGNQLNDSDRRAYNRLSEDGDYSGEPIAFLSNKFESNYLSQSVGPSYQYRDDKTRLQLNARYQYATLESDSEYPRVYSFKRNFQNVLPSAEYEYKISKTSNLNINYRTNTNVPSVEDLQDVLDISNPLQPRIGNPQLDQDYQNRINLRFRNFNPENNHVFFVGVFGTVTQNYIANSVYTNSAPSSFTDGYELQPGARLSRPVNMDGYWNVRSFFNYGQPLHFLSSNFNVNGSIGYTRIPGMIDEQVNYANNTNFRAGLNLSSNISEKVDFNMSTNSSYNIIENTLRTNQNNNYFSQNTNLRLNWIIWKGIVYRTELNHQYNPGLSSGVDESYALWNMSLGKKIFKNQQGEISLSVNDLLNQNVSVQRNVFSDYVEDVQSSVLQRFFMLTFSYNIRKFVGGEAPSMEEPQRGNWGGRRN
- a CDS encoding AI-2E family transporter; this translates as MGVKYRKIKRLTFILLFAILLVYVLVEAREFLYPIFIAILFSYLLYPIVSKLEEWGVPRILANLLTIIAGMATVVGVLVLLYQQLSNFLGDLPALQEQAFKNIDRLQFFLERRFGEFENTNKLWLRQQVAGAFQLSGTLIKNVLKATTDTLVKFGLMPVYVFLMLYYRNKFENFLYRQIPSFQHSKAQNILEEISQVTKRYMTGVVIVILILCVINSTGLLLIGLEYAILLGILSAFMNFIPYFGTLIGGAIPLLYVLMVQGSPQKALAVVLFFLLVQFTENNILTPNITGSKVNINPMFTILSIVVGGMIWGLPGMFVAVPFLGMFKIYCDYTDGLTAWSYLLGTEGTEEHAFTINKLKILFSRRKQG